The genomic segment AAGATCTGCTTTGCCAACGAGATCGGTGACGTGTGCGCGGCGCTGGGCGTCGACGCCCACGAGGTGATGCGCATCTTCCTCCTGGACAGGAAACTCAACGTGTCCGAGGCGTACCTGCGCCCGGGGTTCGCCTTCGGCGGCTCGTGCCTGCCGAAGGACCTCCGGGCGTTGCTCTACCGCGCGCGCGCCGCCGACATCGGCGTCCCGCTGCTGTCCGCAGTCCTGCCCTCGAATGAGGGGCAGATCCGACGGGCGGTGGAGGCGGTCCTGGAAACGCGAATGCGACGGGTGGGAGTGGTGGGCCTCGCCTTCAAGCCCGGGACCGACGACCTCAGGGAAAGCCCAATGGTTGCGCTCGTGGAAGCGCTCATCGGCAAGGGGTGTGACGTGCGCGTTCTCGACGCGGATGTCTCGATCGCCCGGCTGGTCGGAGCGAATCGCCGCTACATCGAGGAGGAGATCCCGCATATCGCGTCGCTGATGTGCCAGGACGTGGCGACGCTGCTCGCCCACGCCGAGGTGCTGGTGATCGGCAACCCCAGCCCGGAGGTGGCGCGGGCCCTGGCGGCGGTCGGCCCTCACCAGGTCGTCGTCGATCTCACGCGGGGCGCAGTCGACCGGCGGGCAGGGCCGGGTGAGGGGGGTCCCCTGCGATGCGTCGAATAGCCGTCGTTCTCGGCGTCGTGACGACCTGGTGCCTGTCCGCCGCGCTGGCCTTCGGGGAGGCTGGCGGCGAGGTGGACATCGTCGTGCCCCCGCCCGAGGAGGTCCTGCCAGTGACGGAGCTGATCCCGCCCCCCGTCGACGTGCCGCCTCCCGGAGTCGCGCTCCCACCGCTCGTCCTCCCCGAACTCCCGCGCCCCGGAGTCGAAACCGCGCTGGCGCCACCGTCAGGCAGGGTCATTCTGGTGCCGCCGGGGGGCGATTTCCAGGAAGCCCTCAACGTCGCCCAACCCGGTGATATTATCGGGCTTCCCGCCGGG from the Candidatus Rokuibacteriota bacterium genome contains:
- a CDS encoding UDP-glucose/GDP-mannose dehydrogenase family protein translates to MRVSVFGLGYVGCVSGACLARAGHEVVGVDVNSEKVAMVNAGSSPIVEPGLGDLLAEVVGAGRLRATVSSEEAVEGSDLALVCVGTPGRPNGQLNVEAVARVGSEIGRALAGRPDPYTVVLRSTVLPGTTERVLVPALLAGVGAESGSRLRVAVNPEFMREGSALRDFAHPPLTLVGCEDPETASQLRSLYAAVDAPFIATATKTAEMVKYVSNAFHALKICFANEIGDVCAALGVDAHEVMRIFLLDRKLNVSEAYLRPGFAFGGSCLPKDLRALLYRARAADIGVPLLSAVLPSNEGQIRRAVEAVLETRMRRVGVVGLAFKPGTDDLRESPMVALVEALIGKGCDVRVLDADVSIARLVGANRRYIEEEIPHIASLMCQDVATLLAHAEVLVIGNPSPEVARALAAVGPHQVVVDLTRGAVDRRAGPGEGGPLRCVE